From a region of the Kwoniella newhampshirensis strain CBS 13917 chromosome 11, whole genome shotgun sequence genome:
- a CDS encoding 60S ribosomal protein eL14 produces MGSLFSHVAYGQSTFKRFVEVGRVVLVNDGPSAGKLAVIVEIIDHNRALIDGPTTSVPRQAFPYRNLILTPYTLANLPRAAGSGPLKKALEKAGVLEKWEQSGWAKKLAARQTRKNSSDFDRFQVQLAKKSRRDLVRKAYVKEKKASA; encoded by the exons ATGGGTTCACTGTTCAGTCATGTCGCATATGGT CAATCCACATTCAAGCGCTTTGTCGAGGTTGGCCGAGTTGTCCTCGTTAACGACGGACCTTCTGCCGGCAAGCTCGCCGTGATCGttgagatcatcgaccacAACCGA GCTCTCATTGACGGTCCCACAACTTCCGTTCCCCGACAAGCCTTCCCTTACCGAaacctcatcctcaccccTTACACCCTCGCCAACCTTCCCCGAGCTGCTGGTTCCGGTCCCCTCAAGAAGGCCCTCGAGAAGGCTGGTGTTTTGGAGAAGTGGGAGCAGAGCGGTTGGGCCAAGAAGTTGGCCGCCAGGCAGACcaggaag AACTCTTCCGACTTTGACCGATTCCAGGTTCAACTCGCCAAGAAGAGCCGACGAGATCTTGTCCGAAAGGCCTacgtcaaggagaagaaggcttcTGCTTAA